From a region of the Salinispira pacifica genome:
- a CDS encoding energy-coupling factor transporter transmembrane component T family protein — translation MSTGTRTAMLARLNPLTKIIAVAPVVLFTALTTDPWSPLGMLVFTTALLIIGGRVPVKRLAKIGLPMLLLFTGYAILYPLVVRQELVNHSPLVLQWRSIRIYEAGLMFGFATGLRIISLISLSLLFTLTSDFTDFIRALVQQWKLPVKIGYGTMTALRFIPFIQSELKVIEHAHRIRGVSARKGIKTFGDKLRMYSVPLLSGAIRRAERSALAMDARGFAWPENRTYYRKMTFHRIDAGFAIGFWLICAVYFYVLSSAGLMGSLVVFQGI, via the coding sequence ATGAGTACCGGAACGAGAACAGCGATGCTGGCCAGGCTTAATCCGCTGACGAAAATCATCGCCGTTGCTCCGGTGGTCCTTTTCACCGCATTGACCACCGATCCCTGGTCTCCCCTCGGAATGCTGGTGTTCACCACCGCCCTCCTGATTATCGGCGGAAGGGTACCGGTAAAGCGCTTGGCAAAGATCGGACTGCCGATGCTCTTGCTTTTTACGGGCTATGCGATATTGTATCCCCTGGTCGTACGGCAGGAGCTGGTGAATCACAGTCCGTTGGTTCTCCAATGGCGATCAATCAGGATCTACGAAGCCGGTCTGATGTTCGGTTTCGCGACGGGATTGAGAATCATCAGCCTTATTTCTCTTTCGCTCCTCTTCACCCTCACCAGCGATTTCACCGACTTTATCCGGGCTCTGGTACAACAGTGGAAACTACCGGTGAAGATCGGGTACGGAACGATGACGGCGCTGCGCTTTATCCCATTCATACAAAGCGAACTCAAGGTGATAGAACATGCCCATCGCATCCGGGGCGTCAGCGCGCGAAAGGGAATCAAGACCTTCGGCGACAAACTGCGAATGTACTCAGTGCCCCTTCTATCCGGCGCAATACGACGGGCCGAACGCAGCGCTCTGGCTATGGACGCCCGGGGTTTCGCCTGGCCGGAAAACAGGACGTATTACCGGAAGATGACCTTCCATCGAATCGACGCCGGTTTCGCAATTGGGTTCTGGCTGATCTGCGCAGTTTATTTTTATGTTCTTTCCTCTGCGGGACTTATGGGATCGCTGGTGGTGTTTCAGGGTATCTGA
- the glpK gene encoding glycerol kinase GlpK encodes MYIIALDQGTTSSRAIIFDERGGIRGMVQKEFNQIYPKPGWVEHDPREIWNSQEEVMHGVLRNSGITPDQVQAIGITNQRETTILWNRETGEPIHNAIVWQCRRTAEICKKLRDAGHEETVMKKTGLLLDPYFSGTKIKWMLDNVSGARELADAGKLAFGTVDSWLLWNLTGGEVHATDVTNAARTMLFNIHTLEWDRDMLELLNIPESLLPEIVPSSGTVGHTVFPGGKKIPIAGIAGDQHAALFGQACFTPGMLKNTYGTGCFLLANTGPEPISSKNRLLTTPGWELASHDTAYAMEGSIFIGGAAIQWLRDSLKLIANAAESEQFATQEKDSNGVYVVPAFVGLGAPYWDSYARGGMFGLTAGSNRNHIIRATLESIAYQSRDVVEAMIKDGLGEDRMKAIRVDGGASANNFLMQFQADILGTPVERPKVSETTALGAAYLAGLGTGMWDSLSQIEKIWQIDRRFEPRMNADRREELYAGWQEAVTRVRGWEK; translated from the coding sequence ATGTACATTATTGCGCTCGATCAGGGTACCACCAGCTCCAGGGCCATCATTTTCGATGAACGCGGCGGCATAAGGGGAATGGTTCAGAAGGAATTCAATCAGATCTATCCCAAGCCGGGCTGGGTGGAGCACGATCCACGGGAAATCTGGAATTCCCAGGAAGAGGTTATGCACGGAGTACTCCGGAACAGCGGCATTACCCCTGATCAGGTGCAGGCCATCGGAATTACCAATCAGCGGGAAACAACCATTCTCTGGAACCGGGAAACCGGAGAGCCGATTCACAATGCCATTGTGTGGCAGTGCCGGCGAACCGCCGAGATCTGCAAGAAGCTCCGGGATGCGGGCCATGAGGAAACGGTAATGAAAAAGACCGGTCTTCTCCTGGATCCCTATTTCAGCGGAACCAAAATTAAATGGATGCTGGATAATGTATCCGGCGCACGGGAACTGGCGGATGCGGGGAAGCTGGCCTTCGGGACGGTGGACTCCTGGCTTTTGTGGAATTTGACCGGGGGGGAGGTGCACGCAACCGATGTGACCAACGCCGCCCGGACCATGCTCTTTAACATCCACACCCTTGAATGGGACCGGGATATGCTTGAGCTTCTGAATATCCCCGAATCCCTTCTCCCGGAAATCGTACCCAGCAGCGGAACCGTGGGGCACACGGTATTCCCCGGGGGAAAAAAGATCCCCATTGCGGGTATTGCCGGGGACCAGCACGCCGCCCTGTTTGGCCAGGCCTGCTTCACTCCGGGCATGCTGAAAAACACCTACGGCACCGGCTGTTTTCTCCTTGCCAACACCGGGCCCGAGCCCATTTCCAGCAAGAACCGGCTGCTCACCACTCCAGGATGGGAGCTTGCCAGTCATGATACCGCCTACGCCATGGAGGGCAGTATTTTCATCGGAGGTGCGGCCATTCAGTGGCTCCGGGATTCCCTGAAACTGATTGCCAACGCCGCAGAAAGCGAACAGTTCGCCACCCAGGAAAAGGATTCAAACGGAGTGTATGTGGTGCCCGCCTTCGTGGGGCTGGGAGCCCCCTATTGGGACAGTTACGCCCGGGGCGGCATGTTCGGGCTCACCGCAGGATCAAACCGGAACCATATTATCCGGGCAACCCTGGAATCCATTGCCTACCAGAGCAGGGATGTGGTGGAAGCGATGATCAAGGACGGCCTGGGGGAAGACCGGATGAAGGCCATCCGGGTGGACGGCGGGGCAAGCGCCAACAATTTCCTCATGCAGTTTCAGGCTGATATTCTGGGAACTCCGGTTGAACGGCCCAAGGTGTCCGAAACCACCGCCCTGGGCGCAGCATATCTTGCAGGGCTTGGCACCGGCATGTGGGACAGCCTATCCCAGATCGAAAAAATCTGGCAGATTGACCGCCGGTTTGAACCCCGGATGAACGCCGATCGGCGGGAAGAACTGTATGCCGGCTGGCAGGAAGCGGTAACCCGGGTACGGGGTTGGGAAAAATAA
- a CDS encoding NAD(P)/FAD-dependent oxidoreductase gives MNKKDHYDIAIIGAGIAGTALAYKLASYSVKVLLLERSEDVGGGATKANSGIVHGGYAAKHGTLKSRLSLAGNIQFDDLSEQLGFPFNRCGSYVLAFNEEEEETLSQIRNNGRLNGVEGLEIIPGKELRRREHRISEEAAAALYSPGAGIVSPYEAAIAFAETAVKEGTDLCLHSEVQNIEQTGDGFSIGTSAGQFRASVVINAAGVFSGEISRMFGEENVEIIPKKGQYVVFQRGASRGLSSVIFQCPTPASKGILVTPTTWGNLLVGPDAQEIDDPLDRSTDFESIRHIIRTGLRSVPDINLNHAIRTYSGIRPMPANRDFIIRKGAVPGSYQAAGIESPGLTAAPAIADMLIEMLKEDGVISAGASSPPERREPITMPGPLQPFQDIKEQVNYDPGNPQRIVCRCEQVREATIMDALSRPIPVDSMDAVKRRTRAGMGGCQGAFCGPRVKKILEEHLEAKHSASGEPISAHKSDPELLKQIRKMNS, from the coding sequence ATGAACAAAAAAGATCACTATGATATTGCAATCATCGGTGCAGGAATTGCAGGCACCGCCCTTGCCTACAAACTCGCCTCATATTCGGTGAAGGTCCTCCTTCTGGAGCGCAGCGAAGATGTGGGCGGAGGCGCCACCAAGGCCAACAGCGGCATCGTACACGGCGGATATGCGGCAAAGCACGGTACCCTGAAAAGCAGGCTTTCCCTGGCGGGGAACATACAGTTCGACGATTTGAGCGAACAGCTGGGATTTCCATTTAATCGCTGCGGCTCGTATGTGCTGGCCTTCAACGAAGAGGAAGAAGAAACCCTTTCACAGATACGGAACAACGGCAGGCTCAACGGTGTGGAAGGACTGGAAATCATCCCGGGGAAGGAGTTGCGGCGCAGGGAGCACCGGATCAGCGAAGAGGCCGCAGCAGCCCTCTACAGTCCCGGTGCCGGCATCGTCAGCCCCTACGAAGCGGCCATCGCATTTGCAGAAACGGCAGTGAAGGAAGGAACCGATCTGTGCCTTCACAGTGAAGTGCAGAACATAGAACAAACCGGAGACGGGTTCTCCATCGGCACTTCCGCAGGGCAGTTCAGGGCATCCGTTGTAATTAACGCCGCAGGGGTGTTTTCCGGAGAAATTTCCCGGATGTTCGGCGAAGAAAATGTGGAGATTATCCCCAAAAAGGGGCAGTACGTGGTCTTTCAGCGGGGTGCGTCCCGGGGGCTCAGCTCGGTTATATTTCAGTGCCCCACTCCCGCCTCCAAAGGCATTCTGGTAACCCCCACCACCTGGGGTAATCTGCTGGTGGGGCCCGACGCCCAGGAGATCGACGATCCCCTGGACCGGAGCACCGACTTTGAGAGCATCCGGCATATTATCCGCACCGGGCTGCGTTCCGTACCGGATATCAACCTGAACCATGCAATCCGCACATACAGCGGCATTCGGCCCATGCCCGCCAACCGGGATTTTATTATCAGAAAGGGGGCCGTCCCGGGAAGTTACCAGGCGGCAGGCATCGAATCGCCGGGTCTCACCGCCGCCCCGGCCATCGCGGACATGCTCATAGAGATGCTGAAAGAGGACGGCGTAATTTCTGCCGGGGCATCTTCACCGCCGGAACGCCGGGAGCCCATCACCATGCCGGGGCCGCTGCAGCCGTTTCAGGATATCAAGGAACAGGTGAACTACGATCCGGGAAATCCCCAACGGATTGTGTGCAGATGCGAACAGGTTCGGGAAGCAACCATAATGGATGCCCTTTCCCGGCCCATTCCCGTGGACTCAATGGATGCGGTAAAACGCCGAACCCGGGCGGGCATGGGAGGTTGCCAGGGGGCATTCTGCGGCCCCAGAGTGAAGAAAATCCTGGAAGAGCATCTTGAAGCGAAACATTCGGCATCCGGGGAACCCATATCCGCCCACAAATCCGACCCCGAACTGCTGAAACAGATCAGAAAAATGAACTCCTGA
- a CDS encoding FecCD family ABC transporter permease: MSEEIRAVSEARGRRNIRVFSWPRRQFSEAIRVDSKSGILMLALAIAFIALVSTGIGSVSISMNDVVKTMVRRSSDLPAYYSTIIWSVRLPRIAMAILIGMMLSSSGTVVQAVFHNPLADPYIIGISASAVAGAVTAFLLGLPTIFYGIFAFVVSVSTTFLIFRLAMNGGQTRITSLLIIGVAVSAFLGAFTSFAMYAIGEDSYRIIVWTMGYLGGASWLKIALLTVPLLASLIYFFYHRHELDALMTGDEEAHSLGIDVGRLKKRLLLVSCLVVSFSVAFSGMIGFVGLIIPHTMRLVVGYSNTKLLGVTSLAGGLFLLLADTAARTVLAPVEIPIGAVTAFFGAPVFIYLAIKQNRAVM, translated from the coding sequence ATGAGTGAGGAGATTAGAGCCGTTTCTGAAGCACGCGGTCGCCGGAATATCCGGGTATTCTCCTGGCCGCGACGGCAATTTTCTGAAGCAATTCGGGTTGACAGCAAAAGCGGGATTCTCATGCTCGCGCTCGCCATTGCCTTCATTGCGTTGGTCAGCACCGGCATCGGATCGGTTTCGATTTCCATGAACGATGTAGTGAAAACCATGGTGCGTCGTTCCTCTGACCTGCCTGCATATTACTCAACAATTATTTGGAGCGTTCGGTTACCGCGGATCGCCATGGCTATTCTCATCGGTATGATGCTCTCATCCTCGGGTACCGTTGTCCAGGCGGTTTTTCATAATCCTCTTGCAGATCCATACATCATCGGTATCAGCGCGTCCGCTGTCGCCGGTGCCGTTACCGCCTTTCTTCTAGGCCTACCGACGATTTTCTACGGCATATTCGCATTCGTGGTATCAGTTTCGACAACCTTCCTGATATTCCGGTTGGCGATGAATGGCGGGCAGACCAGAATAACCAGCCTCCTGATAATCGGTGTTGCAGTATCTGCATTCCTTGGCGCTTTCACCAGCTTTGCCATGTATGCCATCGGGGAGGATAGTTACCGGATTATCGTATGGACCATGGGCTACCTGGGAGGGGCAAGTTGGTTAAAGATCGCCTTGCTTACCGTCCCGTTGCTTGCATCCCTAATCTACTTTTTTTACCACCGACACGAGTTGGACGCGCTGATGACCGGAGATGAGGAAGCCCACTCTTTGGGAATCGATGTCGGCCGACTCAAAAAACGATTGCTGCTTGTCTCTTGCCTGGTGGTCAGCTTTTCCGTTGCCTTCAGCGGGATGATCGGTTTTGTCGGCCTCATAATTCCCCATACCATGCGCCTCGTAGTCGGTTACAGCAATACCAAACTCCTGGGGGTGACATCGCTGGCCGGAGGATTGTTTCTCCTTCTGGCAGATACCGCAGCCCGCACGGTCTTAGCGCCGGTGGAAATTCCTATCGGCGCAGTTACAGCGTTCTTCGGCGCACCAGTCTTTATTTATCTGGCTATCAAGCAAAATCGGGCGGTTATGTGA
- a CDS encoding FAD-dependent oxidoreductase — translation MKTEKSAVQEFDIAIVGSGVSGSAIARRLAVYDVRVALLEKDADVSFGTSKANSGIIHGGFHHNARHLKSRLEIQGNAMFSQLHRELGFPFRRSGIVVAAFNQEQMTTAEHLYRQGVENESPGIELCGAERIKELEPKLHSDVIGGLYAPVGGIIEPYRFVFSLVESAQQNGVELFRQFKVEQGERQGGKYRIRSEDGREIRSEFVVNAAGLFADEVSRMFSAEEYRITPRKGEYHLLDRRTNACPQKVVFPVPTPVSKGMLVIPTVEGTVLIGPTAHEIDDKQDVSTSRERMDGIIASAKQLVPSVSAADIISSFSGLRPVLPGNDFRIEESEACPGFIHVAGIQSPGLTATPAIAEYVKDLLKAAGCNLTEKRVFHPALPPVERTRVMEPEKLTKLWEENPRSANVVCRCETVSRAEIDQAIEAGHHTLDGIKFYSRAGAGRCQGAFCVPRILDVIAEQTEAKVTEVSKRGPGSEIVKDTLPGTADDPAHSPEESPEKSPGPRPEDAEVPASVDLLVVGGGAAGMAAASGVSREGFQALIVDRENHLGGVLRQCIHNGFGLHEFREELTGPEYAERWMKTVHEAGVKVLLETTVVDIRRENDGFVTSLLSRAHGPREIRSRAVSLAMGSRERNRGSIQIPGTRPAGVMTAGAAQRLINVEGYIPGKKAVIIGSGDIGLIMARRLKMIGCDVEAVIEIQPIPSGINRNIVQCLEDFSIPLYLGHVVTEIQGKNRVEGVHVAPLENGVLRSDKAFHLECDTLLLSVGLVPENELSRELGVELHAQTSGPVVDSRLMTNIPGVFASGNVLHIHDLVDYVAEESSRCSKAIVEYLQGKTPGNEVRLKAGSNVRYLAPGRISVEDTNRVYLRSMIAKVGAKIQIRGDGELLKEMKKPHVQPSEMISINVNGGDMKDYRTIEVSII, via the coding sequence ATGAAAACAGAGAAATCCGCAGTACAAGAGTTTGATATTGCCATAGTGGGCTCGGGAGTGAGCGGGTCCGCCATAGCCCGGAGGCTGGCCGTGTACGATGTGCGGGTGGCCCTGCTGGAGAAGGATGCCGATGTGTCCTTCGGTACATCCAAGGCGAATTCGGGGATTATCCACGGCGGGTTCCATCATAATGCACGGCATTTGAAATCCAGGCTGGAGATCCAGGGGAATGCCATGTTTTCCCAGCTGCATCGGGAACTGGGGTTTCCTTTCCGGAGAAGCGGGATTGTGGTGGCCGCATTTAATCAGGAACAGATGACCACCGCCGAGCATCTCTACCGTCAGGGGGTGGAGAATGAGTCCCCGGGTATCGAGCTGTGCGGAGCAGAGCGGATTAAGGAACTTGAACCCAAGCTTCATTCCGATGTAATCGGCGGTCTTTATGCGCCGGTGGGGGGAATTATTGAGCCCTACCGCTTTGTATTCTCACTGGTGGAGAGCGCCCAGCAGAACGGAGTGGAGCTGTTTCGTCAGTTCAAGGTTGAGCAGGGTGAGCGTCAGGGCGGAAAATACCGGATCAGGTCTGAGGACGGACGGGAGATACGCTCGGAGTTTGTGGTGAATGCCGCGGGGCTCTTTGCCGACGAGGTGTCCCGGATGTTTTCGGCGGAGGAGTACCGCATTACTCCACGGAAGGGTGAATATCATCTTCTGGACCGCCGTACCAATGCCTGCCCCCAGAAAGTGGTGTTTCCCGTGCCCACCCCGGTTTCCAAGGGGATGCTGGTCATCCCCACGGTGGAGGGAACCGTGCTCATCGGCCCCACCGCACACGAGATAGATGACAAACAGGATGTATCCACCAGCAGAGAGCGGATGGACGGAATTATTGCATCCGCGAAGCAGCTGGTCCCCTCGGTATCGGCTGCTGATATTATCAGTTCCTTCAGCGGCTTGCGGCCGGTGCTTCCGGGAAATGATTTCCGGATAGAGGAATCGGAAGCCTGTCCCGGATTTATTCATGTGGCGGGAATTCAGAGTCCGGGTCTGACTGCAACCCCGGCCATCGCCGAGTACGTGAAGGATCTGCTGAAAGCCGCCGGATGCAATCTCACGGAAAAACGGGTGTTTCATCCCGCCCTTCCTCCGGTGGAGCGCACCAGGGTAATGGAGCCGGAAAAGCTCACAAAGCTCTGGGAAGAGAATCCCCGGTCGGCCAATGTGGTGTGCCGCTGTGAAACGGTGAGCCGGGCGGAGATCGACCAGGCAATAGAAGCAGGCCACCACACCCTGGACGGGATCAAGTTTTACAGCCGTGCCGGGGCCGGCAGATGCCAGGGAGCATTCTGCGTACCCCGCATCCTGGACGTAATAGCCGAACAGACTGAGGCAAAGGTCACGGAGGTGAGCAAACGGGGGCCCGGCAGCGAGATCGTCAAAGACACCCTCCCGGGCACAGCAGACGATCCCGCCCATTCACCGGAAGAATCACCGGAAAAATCCCCCGGGCCCCGGCCCGAAGACGCTGAGGTCCCCGCATCAGTGGACCTTCTCGTTGTGGGAGGCGGCGCAGCAGGCATGGCCGCCGCCTCGGGAGTGAGCCGTGAAGGGTTTCAGGCGCTGATCGTTGACCGGGAAAATCATCTGGGGGGTGTACTCAGACAGTGCATCCATAACGGTTTCGGCCTCCACGAGTTCAGGGAGGAGCTTACCGGACCGGAATACGCCGAACGCTGGATGAAGACCGTACACGAGGCGGGCGTGAAGGTGCTCCTGGAAACCACCGTGGTGGATATCCGCCGGGAGAATGACGGATTTGTTACCAGTCTCCTTTCCCGGGCCCACGGTCCCAGGGAGATCAGGTCCCGGGCGGTATCTTTGGCAATGGGAAGCAGGGAGCGCAACCGGGGAAGTATCCAGATTCCCGGCACCCGGCCAGCGGGGGTGATGACCGCCGGCGCAGCCCAGAGGCTGATCAACGTTGAAGGCTATATTCCCGGAAAGAAGGCGGTAATTATCGGCAGCGGCGATATCGGCCTGATCATGGCCCGCCGATTGAAGATGATCGGCTGCGATGTTGAAGCGGTCATAGAAATTCAGCCCATCCCCTCGGGAATCAACCGCAACATCGTTCAGTGTCTGGAGGACTTTTCCATCCCCCTCTATCTGGGACATGTGGTCACTGAAATTCAGGGGAAAAACCGGGTGGAAGGGGTGCATGTGGCTCCCCTGGAAAACGGTGTGCTCAGATCGGATAAAGCCTTTCATCTGGAATGCGACACCCTGCTTCTCTCGGTGGGGCTGGTGCCGGAGAACGAGCTTTCCCGGGAACTGGGGGTTGAACTCCATGCCCAGACCTCAGGGCCCGTGGTGGATTCCCGGCTCATGACCAATATTCCCGGGGTGTTTGCCTCAGGAAATGTGCTTCACATTCATGATCTGGTGGATTATGTGGCGGAAGAAAGCAGCCGCTGCAGCAAGGCCATTGTGGAGTATCTTCAGGGGAAGACCCCCGGCAATGAGGTTCGGCTGAAGGCCGGCAGCAACGTGCGCTATCTGGCTCCTGGGAGAATTTCTGTGGAAGATACCAACCGGGTGTACCTGCGCTCCATGATTGCGAAGGTGGGAGCAAAAATCCAGATCCGGGGGGACGGGGAACTGCTGAAAGAGATGAAAAAGCCCCATGTTCAGCCTTCGGAAATGATCAGTATCAATGTAAACGGCGGTGATATGAAGGATTACCGCACAATAGAGGTGTCGATTATATGA
- a CDS encoding DeoR/GlpR family DNA-binding transcription regulator — MAKEDYKDFPAERRNKVVEIVTNEGSIRVGDLARMLDVSEITIRRDLDHLQSRGKLERTHGGAVSNTRLQIESDFRQKRQTNQTIKQELARTVLEFVNPGDTLFVNSGTTMLETLCEISALPITIFTNNGGLDDRITYGQAELNFLGGTFRQQSHALVGPLTMQALSNINAGKSILGVDGFSISGGLTSPNMMEAEVTRKMIDRTRGEVILVADHSKIGVISSFFISQADRIDILVCDDQIPGEYLRELESADIRVIIAGQN, encoded by the coding sequence ATGGCCAAAGAGGACTATAAAGATTTTCCTGCCGAACGGCGGAACAAGGTTGTGGAGATCGTCACCAACGAGGGCAGTATTCGGGTGGGAGATCTTGCCCGCATGCTGGATGTTTCGGAAATCACCATACGCCGGGACCTGGACCATCTCCAATCCCGGGGCAAACTTGAGCGAACCCACGGAGGGGCGGTTTCAAATACCAGGCTTCAGATCGAATCGGACTTTCGGCAGAAGCGCCAAACCAATCAAACCATCAAGCAGGAGCTCGCCCGTACGGTGCTGGAATTTGTGAATCCAGGAGATACCCTCTTTGTGAACTCCGGAACCACAATGCTGGAAACCCTCTGTGAAATCAGCGCCCTCCCGATCACCATATTCACCAACAACGGCGGCCTGGATGACCGAATAACCTACGGACAGGCTGAATTGAATTTCCTTGGCGGTACATTCCGTCAGCAGAGCCATGCCCTGGTGGGGCCCCTCACCATGCAGGCCCTTTCAAATATCAATGCCGGAAAGTCCATTCTGGGTGTTGACGGTTTTTCCATCTCCGGAGGCCTTACTTCGCCGAACATGATGGAAGCGGAAGTAACCCGGAAAATGATCGATAGAACCAGAGGTGAGGTGATCCTGGTAGCCGACCATTCCAAAATCGGGGTGATCTCCAGCTTCTTTATCAGCCAGGCCGACCGCATAGATATTCTGGTGTGCGATGATCAAATTCCCGGCGAATATCTCAGAGAGCTGGAATCAGCGGATATCAGAGTAATTATCGCAGGACAGAATTAG
- a CDS encoding DUF1667 domain-containing protein, which translates to MIAENQRLIKLRTREDELTCIVCPIGCRMRITPEDGDLKVEGNRCKRGEIYAREEFSDPRRIVTATCALTGGEARRLSVKSSSGVPVDQIPRFLNALYELRIPAPVKSGDIIAENLGNSGVDLVSTMTVNAVAK; encoded by the coding sequence ATGATTGCAGAAAATCAACGGCTTATTAAGCTTCGGACCCGGGAAGATGAACTTACCTGCATCGTGTGCCCCATAGGCTGCAGAATGCGGATTACCCCCGAAGACGGAGATTTGAAAGTTGAGGGGAACCGCTGCAAACGGGGCGAAATCTATGCACGGGAAGAGTTCAGCGATCCCCGTCGAATTGTCACCGCCACCTGCGCTCTCACCGGCGGGGAAGCACGACGGCTCTCGGTGAAAAGTAGCAGCGGAGTTCCCGTGGACCAGATTCCCCGGTTTCTGAACGCTCTCTACGAATTGAGAATTCCCGCACCGGTGAAATCAGGTGATATAATTGCAGAGAATCTCGGAAACAGCGGCGTGGACCTGGTGTCCACCATGACGGTGAATGCGGTAGCGAAGTAA
- a CDS encoding flavodoxin family protein: MHKGLIIYSSKTGNTKTVAEAIHRGLTPHADIASASDEFDTEGYAWILWGFWVDKGSANAEAVEVLESIRGKKIGVFGTLGAYPDSNHADDVRTRIRELVERNNKFLGEFLCMGKIDPRLTEMFKNFPADHPHAMTEERMARHQEAARHPNEDDCANALTSVREILAPILNNGRQHE, from the coding sequence ATGCACAAAGGGCTCATCATCTATTCATCCAAAACCGGCAACACCAAAACAGTGGCCGAGGCAATCCATAGAGGGTTGACACCCCATGCAGATATTGCATCCGCAAGCGACGAATTTGATACTGAAGGATATGCATGGATCCTATGGGGCTTCTGGGTTGATAAAGGATCAGCAAACGCCGAAGCCGTTGAGGTCCTTGAATCGATTCGCGGGAAAAAGATCGGTGTCTTCGGAACCCTTGGGGCCTATCCCGATTCGAACCATGCAGATGATGTACGCACCAGGATCCGTGAGCTGGTTGAGCGCAACAACAAGTTTCTCGGAGAATTTTTGTGTATGGGGAAAATCGATCCCCGGCTTACTGAGATGTTCAAAAATTTTCCTGCAGATCATCCCCATGCCATGACCGAGGAGCGGATGGCGAGACACCAGGAAGCCGCACGTCATCCCAATGAAGATGATTGCGCAAACGCCCTGACTTCGGTAAGAGAAATTCTCGCGCCAATCCTTAACAATGGCAGGCAGCATGAGTGA
- a CDS encoding energy-coupling factor ABC transporter ATP-binding protein, with protein MAHELGFEGDFPIATDEASNLAPTEIPLPRIFPDETLAISPGTDEAEEIFAATDLSFSYGDTPVLSDLSFDIMRGEFLAIAGSNGAGKSTLARILMGLHDDFAGSVLFDGRQIGTYSPREFSRRAGFVFQNPEHQFVTSKVFDEVAFGLRLLDLPESEVKSITEDVLERFHLGGHRDDSPFTLSHGQKRRLSIATMLGLGQEVLILDEPTFGQDYANSREIMNLLRELNESDRRTVIMISHDLGLIHEFAHRIMVLNQGQITFNGPPSELFEHQPILREANLEVPALVRIAKTIERKIDADDRKLESSAVIETETLE; from the coding sequence TTGGCCCACGAACTGGGATTTGAAGGCGATTTCCCCATTGCGACAGACGAAGCAAGTAATCTTGCTCCCACAGAGATTCCATTACCCCGAATTTTTCCTGATGAAACTCTGGCTATAAGTCCCGGTACCGATGAAGCTGAGGAAATTTTCGCAGCAACCGATCTGTCGTTCTCTTACGGCGATACACCCGTACTTTCCGATCTTTCCTTCGATATCATGCGGGGGGAATTCCTCGCAATCGCCGGGAGCAATGGGGCGGGAAAATCCACCCTGGCCCGAATCCTGATGGGTCTTCATGACGACTTCGCCGGCAGCGTTCTCTTCGACGGCAGGCAGATCGGTACGTATAGTCCCCGGGAATTCTCCCGCCGGGCGGGATTCGTGTTCCAGAACCCTGAACACCAGTTCGTTACTTCGAAGGTATTTGATGAAGTGGCCTTCGGATTACGGCTTCTCGACCTCCCGGAATCGGAGGTCAAATCGATCACTGAGGATGTACTCGAGAGATTCCACCTCGGAGGACACAGGGATGATTCCCCGTTCACCCTCAGCCACGGTCAGAAGCGAAGGCTCAGCATCGCTACGATGCTCGGGCTCGGTCAGGAAGTCCTTATCCTCGATGAGCCGACATTCGGTCAGGATTATGCGAACTCCCGGGAAATCATGAATCTATTGCGTGAACTAAATGAGAGCGACCGACGGACCGTCATCATGATCAGCCATGACCTGGGGCTGATTCACGAGTTCGCCCACAGGATCATGGTCCTTAACCAGGGGCAGATCACCTTTAACGGTCCACCGAGCGAATTATTCGAGCATCAGCCTATCCTTCGGGAGGCAAATCTGGAAGTCCCGGCTCTGGTCCGTATCGCAAAAACCATCGAACGGAAAATCGATGCTGATGATCGAAAGCTTGAGTCCAGCGCCGTCATTGAAACGGAGACCCTCGAATGA